Proteins co-encoded in one Anopheles moucheti chromosome X, idAnoMoucSN_F20_07, whole genome shotgun sequence genomic window:
- the LOC128307103 gene encoding solute carrier family 25 member 35-like has protein sequence MDFLLGGCAATCAGFFSNPFDVIKTRQQLHGELLQRTGQSVASPAGAATTTTNPYSSVVRSFRSILRSEGVLGLQKGLVSALAFQFAMNSVRLGIYQTAENCEWTRGDTPAATLLRSIVWGGLSGVVGSTVACPLYMVKTQIQARSHGKYAVGYQHRHTSTLDALSGIYRTHGIRGLWRGYPGIVTRTAVGSSAQLATFSTCKDLFAQFDWARESVAITAFAASMVSGFFTCVFMSPFDVIATRLFNQGVDAQGRGLLYRSVVDCFTKTLRAEGLHGLYKGFVPNYWRIAPHTILNLTFWDQFKAWRDLYYG, from the exons ATGGACTTCCTGCTCGGTGGCTGTGCGGCTACCTGTGCCGGGTTCTTTAGCAATCCGTTCGACGTGATCAAGACGCGCCAACAGCTGCACGGTGAGCTGCTGCAACGCACCGGACAGTCGGTGGCGTCACCCGCtggtgctgccaccaccaccaccaacccatACAGCTCAGTCGTGCGCTCCTTCCGTTCCATCCTCCGCTCGGAAGGGGTGCTCGGACTGCAGAAGGGCCTGGTGTCGGCCCTCGCCTTCCAGTTCGCAATGAACAGCGTCCGGTTGGGCATCTACCAAACCGCGGAGAACTGCGAATGGACGCGCGGTGATACACCCGCCGCCACACTGCTCCGCTCGATCGTCTGGGGCGGGCTGAGCGGTGTCGTCGGTTCCACCGTCGCCTGCCCACTGTACATGGTGAAGACGCAGATACAGGCCCGATCGCACGGCAAGTACGCCGTCGGCTATCAACATCGCCACACGAGCACGCTGGACGCACTGTCCGGTATATACCGGACGCACGGTATACGCGGGTTGTGGCGTGGCTACCCGGGCATCGTCACGCGCACCGCCGTCGGGTCCTCCGCCCAGCTCGCTACCTTCTCCACCTGCAAGGATCTGTTCGCCCAGTTCGACTGGGCACGGGAATCTGTCGCGATAACCGCGTTCGCCGCCAGCATGGTCAGTGGGTTCTTCACCTGCGTCTTCATGTCACCGTTCGACGTGATCGCGACTCGGCTCTTCAATCAAG GTGTTGATGCGCAGGGACGCGGACTGCTCTACCGGAGCGTGGTGGACTGCTTCACGAAAACGTTGCGTGCTGAGGGCCTGCACGGACTGTACAAGGGTTTCGTGCCCAACTACTGGCGGATCGCACCACACACGATCCTCAATCTGACGTTCTGGGACCAGTTCAAGGCATGGCGAGATCTCTACTACGGTTAA
- the LOC128307102 gene encoding uncharacterized protein LOC128307102 — translation MAASFCGKRLLLTRTNLFANPRRHGYIVLVPEIGEDLPEKNPLSSQHGLPEFNNVTIEKCVGAIGQQAIAAEKCVRSIEERLEQVAAGSGTPVSDVIKDIILPLEATGAPLETTWGIAKTLYLGNSSRMPTKSYLTIHERARGARRSKFNSVPIYRTLKNALEATQSKKELSGEEYRLLQKYVLEAKLSGIEVDGSSKLELNEILERLSQERTRFANKRDTAVKKYQQLVEDPALMKEFPPTLLQSLAIDPSQAMKGPWRITLQPAVAERFLEYCGDRTHRWNLWQANTRKCSIHTDKSLENSTHLESIRALRKRQAKLLGYESYVHMSMETKMAGSVESVCNALDELHRYAKPAADGELGVLERFAGENGFRGPLDIYDVPYWKRRHLATVHQFNQEALKDYFPLPRVLTGLFQLAEQLFGVRIVERVGVDVWHEDVRFYDVLETGPGASSEPIGGFYTDFYSREDEKLAVADNAGWMVGIGSRSAGTASQPLAALICNFPAPLYGKPSLLTLDDVQTLFNRFGKALQHLLTTCQYSDVAGLSNVEWDAVEVSGHVLTHLLHDSATIRAISGHYTNEDPLPEPCVEAIQRRRTHLAGYRLCRELYLANLDLQLHLTSDYWLDVMRKLYPHFHPFPLDRKDAHPCSLVPIASGDWGAAYYSHLWSRMIAADVYSAFAEAKEPAARQEVGRRFRDTFLALGGGCHPSEVFRRFRGRDPSPTALLQTLGIYKPQAVAGGAGGSGGSSTSHQKLAGKDEQ, via the exons ATGGCTGCTTCATTCTGTGGGAAACGATTGCTATTAACTAGGACGAATCTGTTTGCGAACCCTCGACGTCATGGGTACATTGTGCT tGTACCCGAGATCGGTGAGGATCTGCCGGAGAAAAATCCCCTCTCGAGCCAGCATGGTTTGCCGGAATTTAACAATGTGACGATTGAGAAGTGCGTTGGCGCGATCGGCCAGCAGGCAATTGCGGCGGAGAAGTGCGTAAGGTCAATAGAGGAGCGATTGGAGCAGGTTGCGGCCGGTTCCGGTACACCAGTATCGGACGTTATAAAGGACATTATTCTACCACTGGAAGCAACCGGTGCGCCGCTAGAAACGACATGGGGTATTGCGAAAACGCTCTATCTCGGCAATAGTTCCCGCATGCCGACCAAAAGCTACCTAACGATCCACGAGCGAGCACGCGGCGCACGGAGGTCCAAGTTCAATAGCGTCCCAATCTATCGCACATTGAAGAATGCGCTCGAAGCCACGCAATCGAAGAAGGAGCTCTCTGGTGAGGAATACCGGCTGTTGCAGAAGTACGTGCTGGAGGCGAAACTGAGCGGTATCGAGGTGGATGGGTCGTCCAAGCTGGAGCTAAACGAAATACTCGAACGGTTATCACAGGAGCGTACTCGTTTCGCTAACAAACGTGATACGGCGGTGAAGAAGTATCAGCAGTTGGTGGAGGATCCGGCACTGATGAAAGAGTTCCCGCCAACGCTGCTACAATCACTCGCGATCGATCCGAGCCAGGCAATGAAGGGTCCATGGCGGATCACATTGCAGCCGGCGGTGGCGGAACGATTCCTGGAGTATTGCGGCGACCGGACGCACCGGTGGAACCTATGGCAGGCGAACACGCGGAAGTGTTCCATACACACGGACAAGTCGTTGGAGAACAGTACGCATCTTGAATCGATCCGTGCGTTGCGCAAACGGCAGGCAAAGCTGCTCGGGTACGAATCATACGTGCACATGTCGATGGAAACTAAAATGGCCGGTTCGGTGGAGTCGGTGTGCAATGCGCTGGACGAACTGCACCGCTACGCGAAACCGGCCGCCGATGGTGAGCTGGGCGTACTGGAGCGGTTCGCCGGTGAGAATGGGTTCCGGGGTCCGCTGGATATATACGATGTGCCGTACTGGAAGCGGCGCCATCTTGCCACCGTACATCAGTTCAATCAGGAAGCACTGAAAGATTATTTCCCGCTGCCGCGCGTACTGACCGGATTGTTCCAGCTGGCCGAGCAACTGTTCGGTGTGCGCATTGTCGAGCGGGTCGGTGTGGACGTGTGGCATGAGGATGTGCGATTTTACGATGTGCTGGAAACGGGCCCCGGTGCATCATCTGAACCGATCGGTGGGTTTTATACCGATTTTTACTCGCGCGAAGATGAGAAGCTCGCGGTGGCAGATAATGCTGGGTGGATGGTTGGTATTGGGAGTCGCAGTGCGGGCACTGCTTCCCAACCGCTTGCCGCCCTGATCTGTAACTTCCCGGCACCGTTGTACGGTAAACCATCGCTGCTAACGCTGGACGATGTGCAGACGCTGTTCAACCGGTTCGGCAAAGCGTTACAGCATCTGCTTACCACGTGTCAGTACAGCGATGTGGCTGGGCTGTCGAACGTTGAGTGGGACGCGGTGGAGGTGAGTGGGCATGTGCTAACACATCTGCTGCACGATTCCGCCACCATACGGGCGATTTCGGGCCACTACACGAACGAGGATCCGTTGCCGGAACCGTGCGTTGAAGCGATCCAACGGCGCCGTACGCATCTCGCTGGGTATCGACTGTGCCGTGAGCTTTACCTCGCCAATCTCGATCTGCAGCTGCATCTGACCAGCGACTACTGGCTGGATGTGATGCGTAAGCTCTATCCACACTTTCATCCGTTCCCGCTCGATCGCAAGGATGCGCACCCGTGCTCGCTCGTACCGATCGCATCGGGTGATTGGGGTGCCGCTTACTATAGCCATCTCTGGTCGCGCATGATTGCGGCCGACGTGTACAGTGCGTTTGCGGAGGCGAAGGAACCGGCCGCTCGGCAGGAGGTAGGCCGACGATTCCGCGACACGTTCCTGGCGCTTGGTGGCGGTTGCCATCCGAGCGAGGTGTTCCGCCGGTTCCGTGGCAGGGATCCGTCCCCGACGGCGCTGCTCCAGACGCTCGGCATTTACAAGCCGCAGGCAGTGGcgggtggtgctggtggtagtggtgggtCATCCACCAGCCATCAGAAGCTAGCGGGCAAGGATGAGCAGTAG
- the LOC128306720 gene encoding late secretory pathway protein AVL9 homolog: MQNQKPVLHILVVGFHHKKGCQVEFSYPPLVDGTEGKSECPSGWKYLPTLALPDGSHNFSNDFVCFNLPSLTDPEQSVYGISCYRQIALEEVKIRTADLTRSTVQKSVCTLLSLPIYGYVEVKLSLIAQAFFEQGDFSSTDILVKAYEQLNACLTSLEPQEIAPTRLHFVGVPLRDLLLKWRHKILILFKLLLLQKRVVCFGSPVHPTCALILGIASLHPELISKGFQQVACVKTSRPMSPMPTFSTPVEEQVSVENMSPFTPNLLPTILPEQDEQQEPIVTGREADELIDGDGRSIASAKEAHLDETASSSPSSASSMEAPIAGTGSTRPTVGPPLMRDTSVDTIASNFSSLYAIEPSEWGAPLRIFHEGQLCLPYISLPYMDLLTDPSVKGYIIGASNVLFQHKRQLADVMIDVEAAIIDVLDVDTKREIQLSTEDLRFVDFVVRHVQTPKEDAEGSEAWIRDQLYGYMVALLKTSLNTDGSKEIEHFNAHFMSAFKVTRCYGDWLERTGGGAVPAFEGLVGGHPFAGTLSVADMKLRIAQTMQNSESGRKLNQAVTNTSRAVGGALTTAKGAFSSWWTSFTAPPQGGHLAETVEQQQDTLPTTEQDVNSDEEILPNRSGTIDLPARTTSDESMLPEAATPDAKHIIMTAELSSQPASNSVVEIGREAELLDRGTPIVAVAADHTNIPRHLT, from the exons atgcaaaaccaaaaaccggtACTGCACATCCTGGTTGTGGGTTTTCATCACAAGAAAGGCTGCCAG GTTGAATTCTCCTATCCACCTCTCGTGGACGGTACAGAGGGTAAAAGCGAATGCCCTTCCGGGTGGAAGTATTTGCCCACGCTTGCCCTACCGGACGGATCACACAACTTTAGCAATGATTTCGTGTGCTTCAATCTACCCAGTCTGACCGATCCGGAACAATCGGTGTACGGTATATCGTGCTACCGGCAAATAGCGCTCGAAGAGGTTAAGATACGTACGGCTGATCTGACTCGCAGCACAGTGCAGAAATCGGTTTGCACCCTACTATCGCTACCCATCTACGGATACGTCGAGGTAAAGCTCTCCCTGATCGCGCAAGCGTTCTTCGAGCAGGGTGACTTCTCATCCACCGACATACTAGTGAAAGCGTACGAACAGCTAAACGCTTGCCTGACGTCACTCGAACCACAGGAAATTGCACCGACACGGTTACACTTTGTTGGTGTACCATTGCGCGATCTGCTGCTGAA ATGGCGGCACAAAATATTAATTCTATTCAAGCTACTCTTACTGCAGAAGCGTGTGGTTTGCTTTGGCTCCCCCGTACATCCAACGTGTGCTCTCATCCTTGGCATTGCCTCACTGCATCCGGAATTAATCAGCAAAGGCTTTCAACAGGTGGCCTGCGTTAA AACTTCTCGACCCATGTCCCCCATGCCTACCTTTAGCACGCCCGTGGAGGAACAGGTTAGTGTGGAAAATATGTCACCGTTCACACCGAACCTGCTGCCAACGATTCTGCCCGAGCAGGATGAACAGCAGGAACCAATAGTGACCGGCCGGGAAGCGGACGAACTGATCGATGGCGATGGTAGAAGTATCGCGAGTGCTAAGGAAGCGCACCTAGACGAAACTGCTTCATCCAGCCCGTCGTCCGCTTCATCGATGGAAGCACCCATCGCCGGGACGGGAAGCACACGACCAACGGTCGGTCCCCCACTAATGCGTGACACGAGCGTCGACACGATAGCGTCCAACTTCTCCAGCCTGTACGCGATCGAACCATCTGAATGGGGCGCACCGTTGCGCATTTTTCACGAAGGACAGCTGTGCCTGCCGTACATCTCGCTGCCGTACATGGACCTCCTGACGGACCCATCCGTCAAGGGGTACATCATCGGTGCGTCCAACGTGCTGTTCCAACACAAGCGCCAGCTAGCGGATGTTATGATTGATGTCGAGGCGGCCATCATCGATGTGCTGGATGTGGACACGAAGCGAGAAATTCAGCTCAGCACGGAGGATCTACGCTTCGTGGACTTTGTTGTGCGCCATGTGCAAACACCGAAAGAGGATGCGGAAGGTAGCGAAGCATGGATACGGGATCAACTGTACGGGTATATGGTGGCACTGCTAAAGACCTCCCTAAACACAG ATGGTAGTAAAGAGATCGAGCACTTTAATGCACACTTTATGAGTGCGTTCAAAGTGACCCGTTGCTATGGTGATTGGCTCGAACGTACCGGAGGtggagctgtgccagcgttcGAAGGGCTCGTTGGTGGACATCCGTTTGCCGGGACGCTCTCTGTTGCCGATATGAAGCTACGAATCGCGCA AACGATGCAAAACAGCGAAAGTGGACGAAAGCTGAATCAGGCTGTCACCAATACGAGTCGAGCGGTTGGCGGTGCACTCACGACCGCGAAGGGTGCCTTCTCCAGCTGGTGGACATCATTCACGGCACCACCGCAAGGTGGACATCTCGCCGAGACGGTAGAACAGCAGCAAGACACATTACCCACAACGGAGCAAGATGTCAACAGCGATGAAGAGATCCTTCCGAACCGTTCGGGGACCATCGATCTACCCGCCCGTACCACCTCAGACGAATCGATGCTACCCGAAGCGGCAACACCGGATGCGAAACACATCATCATGACCGCCGAACTGTCGTCGCAACCCGCTAGCAACAGTGTGGTCGAAATTGGCCGGGAAGCCGAACTGCTGGACAGGGGGACACCGATTGTAGCGGTTGCTGCCGATCACACCAACATTCCCCGGCACCTTACATGA